One genomic region from Sciurus carolinensis chromosome 2, mSciCar1.2, whole genome shotgun sequence encodes:
- the Oprl1 gene encoding nociceptin receptor isoform X1 gives MPSCPLCVCVCTQPVSLRVCTCASASAATGGLRAYLGCTRCALSPCGCMPCTVVTCFCTRFQVLHRVIFQGSKMESLFPGPLWEVLYSSHLQENLSLLSSNHSVLPPHLLLNASHGSFLPLGLKVTIVGLYLAVCIGGLLGNCLVMYVILRHTKMKTATNIYIFNLALADTLVLLTLPFQGTDILLGFWPFGNALCKTVIAIDYYNMFTSTFTLTAMSVDRYVAICHPIRALDVRTSSKAQVVNVAIWALASVVGVPVAIMGSAQVEEEEIECLVEIPAPQDYWGPVFAVCIFLFSFIIPVLIISVCYSLMIRRLRGVRLLSGSREKDRNLRRITRLVLVVVAVFVGCWTPVQVFVLVQGLGVQPGSETAVAILRFCTALGYVNSCLNPILYAFLDENFKACFRKFCCASALHRETQVSDRVRSIAKDVALACKTSEPVPRPA, from the exons ATGCCTTCATGCCCCCTGTGTGTCTGCGTGTGCACACAGCCTGTGTCCTtacgtgtgtgcacgtgtgcctCAGCGTCTGCAGCCACTGGGGGTCTGCGTGCCTACTTGGGCTGCACCCGCTGTGCTCTGAGTCCGTGTGGGTGTATGCCCTGCACTGTGGTCACTTGTTTCTGTACCCGGTTCCAGGTGTTACACAGAGTGATTTTTCAGGGCAGCAAAATGGAGTCCCTTTTTCCTGGCCCGCTCTGGGAGGTCCTCTACAGCAGCCACCTTCAGGAAAACCTGTCCCTCCTGAGTTCCAACCACAGTGTGCTGCCCCCCCACCTGCTGCTCAATGCCAGCCATGGCTCCTTCCTGCCCCTTGGGCTCAAGGTCACCATCGTGGGGCTTTACCTGGCTGTGTGCATTGGGGGGCTGCTGGGGAATTGCCTCGTCATGTACGTCATCCTCAG GCACACCAAGATGAAGACAGCTAccaacatatacatttttaaccTGGCCCTGGCAGACACGCTGGTCCTGCTGACGCTGCCCTTCCAGGGCACAGACATCCTACTGGGCTTCTGGCCATTTGGGAATGCCCTGTGCAAGACGGTCATCGCCATTGATTACTACAACATGTTCACCAGCACCTTCACGCTGACGGCCATGAGTGtggaccgctatgtggccatctgccaccccaTCCGTGCTCTTGATGTCCGCACATCCAGCAAGGCTCAGGTTGTCAACGTGGCCATATGGGCCCTGGCCTCCGTGGTTGGCGTTCCCGTTGCCATCATGGGCTCAGCAcaggtggaggaggaag AGATCGAGTGTCTGGTAGAGATCCCCGCGCCGCAGGACTACTGGGGCCCTGTGTTTGCTGTCTgcatcttcctcttctccttcatcATTCCTGTGCTCATCATCTCTGTCTGCTATAGCCTCATGATCCGGCGGCTGCGTGGTGTCCGCCTGCTCTCAGGCTCCAGAGAGAAGGACCGGAATCTGCGGCGTATCACTCggctggtgctggtggtggtggctgTGTTTGTGGGCTGCTGGACGCCCGTGCAGGTCTTTGTGCTGGTCCAAGGGCTGGGTGTCCAGCCAGGCAGCGAGACCGCTGTGGCCATCCTGCGCTTCTGCACAGCGCTGGGCTACGTCAACAGCTGTCTCAACCCCATCCTCTATGCCTTCCTGGATGAGAACTTCAAGGCCTGCTTCCGCAAGTTCTGCTGTGCCTCAGCCTTGCACCGGGAGACGCAGGTGTCTGACCGCGTGCGGAGCATCGCCAAGGATGTGGCCCTTGCCTGCAAGACTTCTGAGCCGGTGCCGCGGCCCGCATGA
- the Oprl1 gene encoding nociceptin receptor isoform X3, whose translation MKTATNIYIFNLALADTLVLLTLPFQGTDILLGFWPFGNALCKTVIAIDYYNMFTSTFTLTAMSVDRYVAICHPIRALDVRTSSKAQVVNVAIWALASVVGVPVAIMGSAQVEEEEIECLVEIPAPQDYWGPVFAVCIFLFSFIIPVLIISVCYSLMIRRLRGVRLLSGSREKDRNLRRITRLVLVVVAVFVGCWTPVQVFVLVQGLGVQPGSETAVAILRFCTALGYVNSCLNPILYAFLDENFKACFRKFCCASALHRETQVSDRVRSIAKDVALACKTSEPVPRPA comes from the exons ATGAAGACAGCTAccaacatatacatttttaaccTGGCCCTGGCAGACACGCTGGTCCTGCTGACGCTGCCCTTCCAGGGCACAGACATCCTACTGGGCTTCTGGCCATTTGGGAATGCCCTGTGCAAGACGGTCATCGCCATTGATTACTACAACATGTTCACCAGCACCTTCACGCTGACGGCCATGAGTGtggaccgctatgtggccatctgccaccccaTCCGTGCTCTTGATGTCCGCACATCCAGCAAGGCTCAGGTTGTCAACGTGGCCATATGGGCCCTGGCCTCCGTGGTTGGCGTTCCCGTTGCCATCATGGGCTCAGCAcaggtggaggaggaag AGATCGAGTGTCTGGTAGAGATCCCCGCGCCGCAGGACTACTGGGGCCCTGTGTTTGCTGTCTgcatcttcctcttctccttcatcATTCCTGTGCTCATCATCTCTGTCTGCTATAGCCTCATGATCCGGCGGCTGCGTGGTGTCCGCCTGCTCTCAGGCTCCAGAGAGAAGGACCGGAATCTGCGGCGTATCACTCggctggtgctggtggtggtggctgTGTTTGTGGGCTGCTGGACGCCCGTGCAGGTCTTTGTGCTGGTCCAAGGGCTGGGTGTCCAGCCAGGCAGCGAGACCGCTGTGGCCATCCTGCGCTTCTGCACAGCGCTGGGCTACGTCAACAGCTGTCTCAACCCCATCCTCTATGCCTTCCTGGATGAGAACTTCAAGGCCTGCTTCCGCAAGTTCTGCTGTGCCTCAGCCTTGCACCGGGAGACGCAGGTGTCTGACCGCGTGCGGAGCATCGCCAAGGATGTGGCCCTTGCCTGCAAGACTTCTGAGCCGGTGCCGCGGCCCGCATGA
- the Oprl1 gene encoding nociceptin receptor isoform X2: protein MESLFPGPLWEVLYSSHLQENLSLLSSNHSVLPPHLLLNASHGSFLPLGLKVTIVGLYLAVCIGGLLGNCLVMYVILRHTKMKTATNIYIFNLALADTLVLLTLPFQGTDILLGFWPFGNALCKTVIAIDYYNMFTSTFTLTAMSVDRYVAICHPIRALDVRTSSKAQVVNVAIWALASVVGVPVAIMGSAQVEEEEIECLVEIPAPQDYWGPVFAVCIFLFSFIIPVLIISVCYSLMIRRLRGVRLLSGSREKDRNLRRITRLVLVVVAVFVGCWTPVQVFVLVQGLGVQPGSETAVAILRFCTALGYVNSCLNPILYAFLDENFKACFRKFCCASALHRETQVSDRVRSIAKDVALACKTSEPVPRPA, encoded by the exons ATGGAGTCCCTTTTTCCTGGCCCGCTCTGGGAGGTCCTCTACAGCAGCCACCTTCAGGAAAACCTGTCCCTCCTGAGTTCCAACCACAGTGTGCTGCCCCCCCACCTGCTGCTCAATGCCAGCCATGGCTCCTTCCTGCCCCTTGGGCTCAAGGTCACCATCGTGGGGCTTTACCTGGCTGTGTGCATTGGGGGGCTGCTGGGGAATTGCCTCGTCATGTACGTCATCCTCAG GCACACCAAGATGAAGACAGCTAccaacatatacatttttaaccTGGCCCTGGCAGACACGCTGGTCCTGCTGACGCTGCCCTTCCAGGGCACAGACATCCTACTGGGCTTCTGGCCATTTGGGAATGCCCTGTGCAAGACGGTCATCGCCATTGATTACTACAACATGTTCACCAGCACCTTCACGCTGACGGCCATGAGTGtggaccgctatgtggccatctgccaccccaTCCGTGCTCTTGATGTCCGCACATCCAGCAAGGCTCAGGTTGTCAACGTGGCCATATGGGCCCTGGCCTCCGTGGTTGGCGTTCCCGTTGCCATCATGGGCTCAGCAcaggtggaggaggaag AGATCGAGTGTCTGGTAGAGATCCCCGCGCCGCAGGACTACTGGGGCCCTGTGTTTGCTGTCTgcatcttcctcttctccttcatcATTCCTGTGCTCATCATCTCTGTCTGCTATAGCCTCATGATCCGGCGGCTGCGTGGTGTCCGCCTGCTCTCAGGCTCCAGAGAGAAGGACCGGAATCTGCGGCGTATCACTCggctggtgctggtggtggtggctgTGTTTGTGGGCTGCTGGACGCCCGTGCAGGTCTTTGTGCTGGTCCAAGGGCTGGGTGTCCAGCCAGGCAGCGAGACCGCTGTGGCCATCCTGCGCTTCTGCACAGCGCTGGGCTACGTCAACAGCTGTCTCAACCCCATCCTCTATGCCTTCCTGGATGAGAACTTCAAGGCCTGCTTCCGCAAGTTCTGCTGTGCCTCAGCCTTGCACCGGGAGACGCAGGTGTCTGACCGCGTGCGGAGCATCGCCAAGGATGTGGCCCTTGCCTGCAAGACTTCTGAGCCGGTGCCGCGGCCCGCATGA